The proteins below are encoded in one region of Sebastes fasciatus isolate fSebFas1 chromosome 16, fSebFas1.pri, whole genome shotgun sequence:
- the lrrc32 gene encoding transforming growth factor beta activator LRRC32, translating to MVRRNSETVKAISTMAVFQLLFPLMVSCVAASARPQRNLPACQVVQMDAFCSDLSLRSAPVDLPHSVQMLDLSRNQVQNLSQETLAYRTGFHHLNLHSNKILFIQPGLFKDMTDLKVLDLSRNQLNVFALSKINIGPLTAVESLDLSSNGLYTGMSDYFLADSPSLANLSLNSNSITKIAQNTFSGSSSLRKISLHNNVILEIEDGAFESLDSLTELDLSKNSITCITDFNLCNLKVLNLSKNSVELFQSTTSTDFYKLLRLDLSENKMLYFPLLPRNNVLEYLDISRNHLQSVNVTESHIKKAKVYFYFLRYLDMSYNQLKSIPESFFYCMGSLEVLNVSNNCISSFSITNEGLLQTVKTIDLSYNSLQSLTFGENTLKSLEKLLLHGNDLTILDHQVFQRLPSIKHLQLRQNNLIICPSDHQDPPDCVSFSSIPNLEFLDLSENNLWTLPANAFVDTPLKLLDLSLNPGLDMHKDSFSGLEHSLVHLFLRENNISSLNTDLSSLMSLKHIDLSTNQLTAVPTWNKDSSIESLNLQNNNLVTLEYSTMHALEHSLKTLYMGSNPLSCCSNLDFLQMVQNSAVVVPDIETVTCVHDEYSEPVNIEKLTQEMCHRSRVQSYIIAVVVIALVLLIVLGLLVKCCHSRKRKPNRSFNA from the exons ATGGTCAGGAGGAACAGTGAAACAGTGAAAGCTATCAG caccatGGCCGTCTTCCAGCTGCTCTTCCCGCTGATGGTCAGCTGCGTGGCGGCATCCGCACGTCCTCAACGCAACCTCCCTGCATGCCAAGTT GTCCAGATGGATGCGTTTTGCAGCGATCTGAGCCTCAGAAGCGCCCCAGTCGACCTTCCTCATAGCGTCCAAATGCTGGACCTCTCTCGCAACCAGGTGCAGAATCTCAGCCAGGAAACTCTAGCCTACCGCACCGGCTTCCATCATCTGAACCTGCACTCCAACAAGATCCTCTTCATCCAGCCGGGGCTCTTCAAAGACATGACTGATCTAAAAGTCCTGGATCTGTCCAGGAATCAGCTGAATGTTTTCGCTCTCTCCAAAATCAACATCGGGCCTCTCACCGCTGTGGAGTCGCTCGATCTTTCAAGCAACGGGCTGTACACGGGGATGTCGGACTACTTCCTGGCTGACTCTCCGTCGCTGGCGAACCTTTCTCTGAACAGCAACAGCATCACCAAAATAGCACAAAACACCTTCAGCGGATCGTCGTCGTTGAGGAAAATCAGCCTCCACAACAACGTCATCTTGGAGATCGAAGACGGAGCTTTCGAGTCCTTGGATAGTCTGACTGAACTCGACTTGTCCAAGAACTCCATCACGTGCATCACAGACTTCAACCTCTGcaacttaaaggtgctcaatcTCAGCAAGAACAGCGTGGAGCTTTTCCAGAGCACAACATCGACGGATTTCTATAAACTGCTCCGTCTTGATCTGAGTGAAAACAAAATGCTTTACTTCCCTCTTCTGCCTAGAAACAACGTACTCGAATACCTGGATATTTCACGAAACCATCTTCAGAGCGTCAACGTCACAGAAAGTCATATAAAGAAGGCaaaggtttatttttatttcctgagATATTTGGACATGAGTTACAACCAACTCAAAAGCATACCAGAGTCCTTTTTCTACTGTATGGGATCACTGGAGGTCCTGAATGTGAGCAATAACTGCATCAGCTCCTTCTCGATCACTAACGAAGGCCTTCTGCAGACGGTGAAGACGATTGATCTCAGCTATAACTCGCTGCAGAGCCTCACATTTGGGGAAAACACTCTGAAATCGCTTGAAAAGCTCCTCTTACATGGAAACGACCTCACCATCCTGGACCATCAAGTATTTCAAAGACTTCCAAGCATCAAACACCTGCAGCTCCGGCAGAATAATCTGATAATCTGCCCTTCAGACCACCAGGATCCTCCAGATTGTGTCTCCTTTTCTTCCATACCAAACCTGGAGTTCCTGGATCTGTCTGAAAACAACCTGTGGACTCTTCCTGCGAACGCGTTTGTCGACACCCCTCTGAAGTTACTGGACTTGTCCCTGAACCCGGGTTTAGATATGCACAAAGACTCCTTCTCTGGTCTGGAGCACTCCCTGGTCCACCTCTTCCTGAGGGAGAACAACATTTCCAGTCTAAACACAGACTTATCGTCGCTGATGAGTCTCAAACACATCGACCTGTCCACCAACCAGCTGACCGCTGTACCTACGTGGAACAAAGATTCCTCCATAGAGTCGCTAAACCTGCAGAACAACAACCTGGTCACGCTGGAGTACAGCACCATGCACGCTTTGGAGCACTCACTAAAAACCCTCTACATGGGCTCCAACCctctgagctgctgcagcaACCTGGACTTCCTCCAAATGGTCCAGAACTCGGCCGTGGTCGTCCCCGACATCGAGACCGTGACCTGCGTTCACGATGAGTACTCAGAACCGGTAAACATCGAGAAATTGACCCAGGAAATGTGTCACAGATCAAGAGTCCAGAGCTATATTATCGCTGTTGTAGTGATTGCGTTAGTTTTGTTGATCGTGCTGGGGCTGCTGGTTAAATGTTGCCACTCGAGGAAACGAAAGCCCAACAGAAGCTTTAACGCTTAA